A genomic region of Bombus pyrosoma isolate SC7728 linkage group LG6, ASM1482585v1, whole genome shotgun sequence contains the following coding sequences:
- the LOC122568480 gene encoding epidermal growth factor receptor isoform X3, with translation MNLPNTNEEILKRTKMNDATDTVCIGTNGRLSVPSNKQHHYRNLRDRYTNCTYVDGNLEITWLQNETFDLSFLQYIREVTGYVLISHVDVKKVVLPRLQIIRGRTLFKLTIHDTEFALFVTMCQMQNLEMPALRDILNGSVGIYNNYNLCHVQKINWEEIITGPSATYSYVYNFTSPERACPPCDKSCEQGCWGEGPENCQKYSKTNCSPQCWQGRCFGPNPRECCHLFCAGGCTGPKQSDCIACKNFFDDGVCTQECPPMQKYNPTTYSWEANPDGKYAYGATCVRRCPEHLLKDNGACVRSCPPKKKALNGECVPCDGPCPKTCKGVEKVHSGNIDSFKDCTIIEGSITILDQSFQGFQHVYSNFSFGKRYEKMHPDKLEVFSTLKEITGFLNIQGDHKDFENLSYFRNLEVIGGRTLTEYFASLYVVKTSLVSFGLSSLKKIYSGSIAILENKNLCYAQSINWTRIKKSSEHESLLSNNRNESECIKDGLICDEQCSDEGCWGPGPAQCLSCKNFILGNDCIQDCTAPGIYRADEKTCKVCHEECDGSCTGPNAEHCKKCKHARDGPYCVPECPSSKYYDNGLCKSCHENCVGGCDGPENNIGPNGCHSCDKAIINGNCLQKKEPCPDGYYYEWVSPQEQGALKPLAGKAVCRKCHSRCKKCTGYGFHEHVCQECTKYKRGEQCEDECPADHFTDADTQLCIPCYSECRGCFGPGPNQCYKCRNYKIYIDGDTDGNTTSFNCTETCTPEYPHKIFNPDSEPYCSLETVGLVENELQPAILAGVAVFALVFLIIAAIIMYFWRVRAKAKENTVKMTMALTGLDDNEPLRPTGVKPNLAKLRIIKEEEMRKGGILGYGAFGNVYKGVWVPEGENVKIPVAIKVLQGNGTGANTSKEFLDEAYIMASVEHPNLLQLLAVCMTSQMMLVTQLMPLGCLLDFVRRFKDKIGSKALLNWCTQIARGMAYLEERRLVHRDLAARNVLVQTPNCVKITDFGLAKLLDINEEQYKAAGGKMPIKWLALECIQHRVFTHKSDVWAFGVTIWEVLTYGGRPYENVPARNVPELLEKGERLPQPAICTIDVYMIMIKCWMLDAESRPSFKELAEDFAKMSRDPGRYLAIKGDKYMRLPSYTLQDEKEMIRNLASAMDGPEALVDADEYLQPKSRAPIPPGLSASSTSGSPPNTPVKACWPNGKPLATDSPTPQNQQNLDRELLRYGANHRNGNISHEPGNSGQHGHYAPANGHCGHIVGTDTTSSRYCSDPLKMIVVRDCDVTDDCFDGEINSAHQQAQVGNLKLDLPLDEDDYLMPSPQLPTNTTQYMDLIGDSKPTEMEPKRVNNGYRKYPEFLTIQGKTSLDNPEYIMSQDEGPLTPQTLGIPTPDLEKVLTNGTFGSQVRQRSSEEESDHEYYNDFDRLERELQPLKPLRKNETTV, from the exons TTTGCATTGGAACCAATGGCCGCCTCTCCGTTCCGTCCAACAAGCAACATCACTATCGGAATCTTCGAGACCGGTACACCAACTGTACTTACGTCGACGGCAACCTGGAGATCACATGGCTCCAGAACGAGACTTTCGACCTCAGCTTTCTCCAGTATATACGGGAGGTCACCGGTTACGTGCTCATCAGCCACGTGGACGTCAAAAAGGTCGTTCTGCCGCGATTGCAGATCATACGGGGCAGAACTCTCTTCAAACTTACCATTCATGACACCGAGTTCGCCCTATTCGTCACGATGTGTCAGATGCAGAACTTGGAGATGCCGGCTCTCAGAG ATATCCTCAATGGCAGCGTGGGCATATACAACAACTACAACCTGTGCCACGTCCAAAAGATCAACTGGGAAGAAATAATCACCGGTCCGAGTGCAACGTACTCCTACGTGTACAATTTCACGTCGCCAGAACGCGCCTGTCCGCCATGCGATAAGAGCTGCGAGCAAGGCTGTTGGGGCGAGGGGCCTGAGAACTGTCAGAAGTATTCCAAGACAAACTGTTCGCCTCAGTGTTGGCAGGGCAGGTGCTTCGGGCCCAATCCGCGGGAGTGTTGCCATCTTTTTTGCGCTGGTGGCTGCACAGGCCCGAAACAGAGCGACTGCATCGCCTGCAAGAACTTCTTCGACGACGGTGTATGCACCCAGGAATGTCCGCCCATGCAAAA GTACAATCCTACGACGTACTCGTGGGAGGCTAATCCTGACGGGAAGTACGCGTATGGTGCAACCTGCGTGAGAAGGTGTCCAGAACACCTTCTGAAAGACAACGGAGCTTGCGTAAGATCTTGTCCGCCGAAGAAGAAGGCGTTGAACGGAGAATGCGTTCCCTGCGACGGACCTTGCCCGAAAACCTGCAAAGGCGTGGAGAAAGTACATTCCGGGAATATCGACAGTTTCAAGGATTGCACCATCATCGAGGGATCGATCACGATTCTGGACCAAAGCTTTCAAGGATTCCAACACGTGTATTCGAATTTCAGTTTCGGCAAACGTTACGAAAAAATGCATCCAGACAAGTTGGAGGTATTCAGCACGTTGAAGGAGATCACAGGGTTTTTAAATATCCAAGGGGACCACAAGGATTTCGAGAATTTATCGTACTTCCGGAATCTGGAGGTGATAGGTGGAAGAACCTTGACGGAATACTTTGCGTCATTGTACGTGGTGAAAACGTCATTGGTCTCGTTCGGACTCAGCTCTCTCAAGAAAATCTACTCCGGATCGATAGCGATATTGGAAAACAAGAATCTGTGTTACGCGCAAAGTATCAATTGGACTAGAATCAAAAAGTCATCGGAGCATGAGAGCTTGTTATCGAACAATCGAAACGAAAGCGAATGCA TAAAAGATGGACTAATATGCGACGAGCAATGTTCCGACGAAGGTTGTTGGGGGCCCGGTCCGGCACAGTGTTTATCCTGTAAGAACTTCATTCTAGGAAACGATTGCATTCAAGACTGCACCGCGCCAGG AATTTATCGAGCGGATGAGAAGACCTGCAAGGTGTGTCACGAGGAGTGCGATGGCTCTTGTACAGGACCGAATGCCGAGCACTGTAAGAAATGCAAACACGCCCGAGATGGACCGTACTGCGTGCCAGAGTGCCCGTCCTCGAAGTATTATGACAACGGTCTGTGCAAAAGTTGTCACGAAAACTGTGTGGGTGGTTGCGACGGTCCTGAAAACAACATAGGCCCTAATGGATGCCACAGCTGCGATAAGGCGATCATAAACGGCAATTGTCTGCAGAAAAAGGAACCCTGTCCTGACG GGTATTACTACGAGTGGGTAAGTCCTCAAGAGCAAGGAGCACTGAAACCGCTTGCAGGCAAGGCTGTTTGTCGCAAATGTCACTCTCGCTGCAAGAAGTGCACGGGATACGGTTTTCACGAGCACGTGTGCCAAGAATGTACAAAGTACAAGAGGGGTGAACAGTGCGAAGACGAGTGTCCCGCGGATCATTTCACGGATGCCGATACTCAACTTTGTATACCATGCTACAGCGAGTGTCGAGGATGTTTCGGGCCGGGCCCAAATCAGTGTTACAAATGTCGAAACTACAAGATCTACATT GATGGAGATACGGACGGAAACACCACGTCCTTCAACTGCACGGAAACGTGTACTCCCGAATATCCGCACAAGATCTTCAATCCAGACAGTGAACCGTACTGTTCACTGGAAACTGTGGGTTTAGTAGAAAACGAACTTCAACCAGCTATCTTAGCAGGCGTTGCGGTATTCGCTCTAGTGTTCCTCATAATAGCGGCCATAATCATGTACTTCTGGCGTGTACGAGCAAAAGCCAAAGAAAACACTGTGAAAATGACAATGGCTCTGACCGGCTTGGACGACAACGAACCTCTTCGTCCAACTGGCGTGAAACCAAATCTAGCGAAATTACGTATCATCAAGGAAGAAGAGATGAGAAAAGGTGGAATTCTAGGTTACGGTGCTTTCGGGAACGTTTATAAAGGAGTTTGGGTGCCAGAAGGGGAGAACGTGAAGATTCCAGTGGCTATAAAGGTTTTGCAAGGTAATGGTACAGGAGCGAACACCTCGAAGGAATTCCTCGACGAGGCTTACATCATGGCTAGCGTGGAGCATCCGAATCTACTTCAGTTGCTAGCTGTTTGCATGACGTCGCAGATGATGCTGGTGACCCAACTGATGCCTTTAGGCTGTTTGCTCGATTTCGTGCGGAGGTTTAAGGACAAAATTGGCTCGAAAGCGTTGCTGAATTGGTGCACACAGATTGCCAGAGGGATGGCTTActtagaagaaagaagattgGTTCATCGAGACCTTGCGGCTCGAAACGTTCTTGTGCAAACACCTAACTGTGTCAAGATTACCGATTTTGGATTAGCCAAGCTATTGGATATCAACGAAGAACAATATAAAGCTGCCGGTGGAAAGATGCCGATCAAGTGGCTGGCCTTGGAATGCATTCAACATCGGGTGTTCACTCATAAATCGGATGTTTGGGCTTTCGGCGTGACCATCTGGGAGGTTCTTACCTATGGCGGTAGGCCGTATGAGAATGTGCCTGCTCGAAACGTGCCAGAATTATTGGAAAAAGGCGAAAGGTTACCTCAACCGGCCATATGTACGATCGACGTGTATATGATTATGATCAAATGTTGGATGTTGGACGCTGAGTCGAGGCCTAGCTTCAAAGAACTGGCGGAAGACTTTGCAAAGATGTCTAGAGATCCTGGCCGATATCTTGCTATCAAGGGCGACAAATACATGAGGCTACCTTCGTATACACTGCAG GACGAAAAGGAGATGATACGAAATCTTGCATCAGCCATGGACGGTCCTGAAGCCTTGGTAGACGCTGATGAGTATCTACAACCGAAATCAAGGGCTCCCATCCCACCAGGACTTTCAGCATCCAGTACTTCCGGCTCTCCGCCGAATACACCCGTGAAAGCTTGCTGGCCCAATGGAAAACCCTTAGCCACCGATTCACCCACGCCTCAGAACCAACAAAACTTAGACAGAGAGTTGTTGAGGTATGGCGCTAATCACAGAAACGGAAATATATCGCACGAACCAGGAAACTCCGGTCAACACGGGCATTACGCGCCTGCCAATGGTCATTGCGGACACATCGTGGGCACGGACACTACTAGTTCGAGATATTGCTCGGATCCGTTAAAGATGATCGTTGTGAGAG ATTGCGATGTGACAGACGACTGTTTCGACGGCGAAATAAATTCTGCGCATCAGCAGGCTCAAGTAGGTAATCTGAAGCTCGACTTGCCATTAGACGAAGATGATTATTTGATGCCATCGCCGCAATTGCCAACGAATACAACGCAATACATGGATCTCATAGGTGACTCCAAACCTACGG AAATGGAACCAAAGCGAGTCAACAACGGTTACCGAAAGTATCCTGAATTCCTAACTATTCAAGGGAAAACGTCGTTAGATAATCCCGAGTATATAATGTCCCAAGACGAAGGACCATTAACCCCGCAAACTTTAGGTATACCGACGCCTGATCTGGAAAAGGTTCTAACGAACGGAACATTTGGTTCTCAAGTGAGACAAAGGAGTTCGGAAGAAGAATCTGACCATGAATACTACAACGATTTCGATCGCCTGGAACGGGAATTGCAGCCGCTAAAACCCCTTAGGAAGAACGAGACGACCGTTTGA
- the LOC122568480 gene encoding epidermal growth factor receptor isoform X2 — MRLARILGVCVLLVVVYVVKADVIEERVCIGTNGRLSVPSNKQHHYRNLRDRYTNCTYVDGNLEITWLQNETFDLSFLQYIREVTGYVLISHVDVKKVVLPRLQIIRGRTLFKLTIHDTEFALFVTMCQMQNLEMPALRDILNGSVGIYNNYNLCHVQKINWEEIITGPSATYSYVYNFTSPERACPPCDKSCEQGCWGEGPENCQKYSKTNCSPQCWQGRCFGPNPRECCHLFCAGGCTGPKQSDCIACKNFFDDGVCTQECPPMQKYNPTTYSWEANPDGKYAYGATCVRRCPEHLLKDNGACVRSCPPKKKALNGECVPCDGPCPKTCKGVEKVHSGNIDSFKDCTIIEGSITILDQSFQGFQHVYSNFSFGKRYEKMHPDKLEVFSTLKEITGFLNIQGDHKDFENLSYFRNLEVIGGRTLTEYFASLYVVKTSLVSFGLSSLKKIYSGSIAILENKNLCYAQSINWTRIKKSSEHESLLSNNRNESECIKDGLICDEQCSDEGCWGPGPAQCLSCKNFILGNDCIQDCTAPGIYRADEKTCKVCHEECDGSCTGPNAEHCKKCKHARDGPYCVPECPSSKYYDNGLCKSCHENCVGGCDGPENNIGPNGCHSCDKAIINGNCLQKKEPCPDGYYYEWVSPQEQGALKPLAGKAVCRKCHSRCKKCTGYGFHEHVCQECTKYKRGEQCEDECPADHFTDADTQLCIPCYSECRGCFGPGPNQCYKCRNYKIYIDGDTDGNTTSFNCTETCTPEYPHKIFNPDSEPYCSLETVGLVENELQPAILAGVAVFALVFLIIAAIIMYFWRVRAKAKENTVKMTMALTGLDDNEPLRPTGVKPNLAKLRIIKEEEMRKGGILGYGAFGNVYKGVWVPEGENVKIPVAIKVLQGNGTGANTSKEFLDEAYIMASVEHPNLLQLLAVCMTSQMMLVTQLMPLGCLLDFVRRFKDKIGSKALLNWCTQIARGMAYLEERRLVHRDLAARNVLVQTPNCVKITDFGLAKLLDINEEQYKAAGGKMPIKWLALECIQHRVFTHKSDVWAFGVTIWEVLTYGGRPYENVPARNVPELLEKGERLPQPAICTIDVYMIMIKCWMLDAESRPSFKELAEDFAKMSRDPGRYLAIKGDKYMRLPSYTLQDEKEMIRNLASAMDGPEALVDADEYLQPKSRAPIPPGLSASSTSGSPPNTPVKACWPNGKPLATDSPTPQNQQNLDRELLRYGANHRNGNISHEPGNSGQHGHYAPANGHCGHIVGTDTTSSRYCSDPLKMIVVRDCDVTDDCFDGEINSAHQQAQVGNLKLDLPLDEDDYLMPSPQLPTNTTQYMDLIGDSKPTEMEPKRVNNGYRKYPEFLTIQGKTSLDNPEYIMSQDEGPLTPQTLGIPTPDLEKVLTNGTFGSQVRQRSSEEESDHEYYNDFDRLERELQPLKPLRKNETTV, encoded by the exons TTTGCATTGGAACCAATGGCCGCCTCTCCGTTCCGTCCAACAAGCAACATCACTATCGGAATCTTCGAGACCGGTACACCAACTGTACTTACGTCGACGGCAACCTGGAGATCACATGGCTCCAGAACGAGACTTTCGACCTCAGCTTTCTCCAGTATATACGGGAGGTCACCGGTTACGTGCTCATCAGCCACGTGGACGTCAAAAAGGTCGTTCTGCCGCGATTGCAGATCATACGGGGCAGAACTCTCTTCAAACTTACCATTCATGACACCGAGTTCGCCCTATTCGTCACGATGTGTCAGATGCAGAACTTGGAGATGCCGGCTCTCAGAG ATATCCTCAATGGCAGCGTGGGCATATACAACAACTACAACCTGTGCCACGTCCAAAAGATCAACTGGGAAGAAATAATCACCGGTCCGAGTGCAACGTACTCCTACGTGTACAATTTCACGTCGCCAGAACGCGCCTGTCCGCCATGCGATAAGAGCTGCGAGCAAGGCTGTTGGGGCGAGGGGCCTGAGAACTGTCAGAAGTATTCCAAGACAAACTGTTCGCCTCAGTGTTGGCAGGGCAGGTGCTTCGGGCCCAATCCGCGGGAGTGTTGCCATCTTTTTTGCGCTGGTGGCTGCACAGGCCCGAAACAGAGCGACTGCATCGCCTGCAAGAACTTCTTCGACGACGGTGTATGCACCCAGGAATGTCCGCCCATGCAAAA GTACAATCCTACGACGTACTCGTGGGAGGCTAATCCTGACGGGAAGTACGCGTATGGTGCAACCTGCGTGAGAAGGTGTCCAGAACACCTTCTGAAAGACAACGGAGCTTGCGTAAGATCTTGTCCGCCGAAGAAGAAGGCGTTGAACGGAGAATGCGTTCCCTGCGACGGACCTTGCCCGAAAACCTGCAAAGGCGTGGAGAAAGTACATTCCGGGAATATCGACAGTTTCAAGGATTGCACCATCATCGAGGGATCGATCACGATTCTGGACCAAAGCTTTCAAGGATTCCAACACGTGTATTCGAATTTCAGTTTCGGCAAACGTTACGAAAAAATGCATCCAGACAAGTTGGAGGTATTCAGCACGTTGAAGGAGATCACAGGGTTTTTAAATATCCAAGGGGACCACAAGGATTTCGAGAATTTATCGTACTTCCGGAATCTGGAGGTGATAGGTGGAAGAACCTTGACGGAATACTTTGCGTCATTGTACGTGGTGAAAACGTCATTGGTCTCGTTCGGACTCAGCTCTCTCAAGAAAATCTACTCCGGATCGATAGCGATATTGGAAAACAAGAATCTGTGTTACGCGCAAAGTATCAATTGGACTAGAATCAAAAAGTCATCGGAGCATGAGAGCTTGTTATCGAACAATCGAAACGAAAGCGAATGCA TAAAAGATGGACTAATATGCGACGAGCAATGTTCCGACGAAGGTTGTTGGGGGCCCGGTCCGGCACAGTGTTTATCCTGTAAGAACTTCATTCTAGGAAACGATTGCATTCAAGACTGCACCGCGCCAGG AATTTATCGAGCGGATGAGAAGACCTGCAAGGTGTGTCACGAGGAGTGCGATGGCTCTTGTACAGGACCGAATGCCGAGCACTGTAAGAAATGCAAACACGCCCGAGATGGACCGTACTGCGTGCCAGAGTGCCCGTCCTCGAAGTATTATGACAACGGTCTGTGCAAAAGTTGTCACGAAAACTGTGTGGGTGGTTGCGACGGTCCTGAAAACAACATAGGCCCTAATGGATGCCACAGCTGCGATAAGGCGATCATAAACGGCAATTGTCTGCAGAAAAAGGAACCCTGTCCTGACG GGTATTACTACGAGTGGGTAAGTCCTCAAGAGCAAGGAGCACTGAAACCGCTTGCAGGCAAGGCTGTTTGTCGCAAATGTCACTCTCGCTGCAAGAAGTGCACGGGATACGGTTTTCACGAGCACGTGTGCCAAGAATGTACAAAGTACAAGAGGGGTGAACAGTGCGAAGACGAGTGTCCCGCGGATCATTTCACGGATGCCGATACTCAACTTTGTATACCATGCTACAGCGAGTGTCGAGGATGTTTCGGGCCGGGCCCAAATCAGTGTTACAAATGTCGAAACTACAAGATCTACATT GATGGAGATACGGACGGAAACACCACGTCCTTCAACTGCACGGAAACGTGTACTCCCGAATATCCGCACAAGATCTTCAATCCAGACAGTGAACCGTACTGTTCACTGGAAACTGTGGGTTTAGTAGAAAACGAACTTCAACCAGCTATCTTAGCAGGCGTTGCGGTATTCGCTCTAGTGTTCCTCATAATAGCGGCCATAATCATGTACTTCTGGCGTGTACGAGCAAAAGCCAAAGAAAACACTGTGAAAATGACAATGGCTCTGACCGGCTTGGACGACAACGAACCTCTTCGTCCAACTGGCGTGAAACCAAATCTAGCGAAATTACGTATCATCAAGGAAGAAGAGATGAGAAAAGGTGGAATTCTAGGTTACGGTGCTTTCGGGAACGTTTATAAAGGAGTTTGGGTGCCAGAAGGGGAGAACGTGAAGATTCCAGTGGCTATAAAGGTTTTGCAAGGTAATGGTACAGGAGCGAACACCTCGAAGGAATTCCTCGACGAGGCTTACATCATGGCTAGCGTGGAGCATCCGAATCTACTTCAGTTGCTAGCTGTTTGCATGACGTCGCAGATGATGCTGGTGACCCAACTGATGCCTTTAGGCTGTTTGCTCGATTTCGTGCGGAGGTTTAAGGACAAAATTGGCTCGAAAGCGTTGCTGAATTGGTGCACACAGATTGCCAGAGGGATGGCTTActtagaagaaagaagattgGTTCATCGAGACCTTGCGGCTCGAAACGTTCTTGTGCAAACACCTAACTGTGTCAAGATTACCGATTTTGGATTAGCCAAGCTATTGGATATCAACGAAGAACAATATAAAGCTGCCGGTGGAAAGATGCCGATCAAGTGGCTGGCCTTGGAATGCATTCAACATCGGGTGTTCACTCATAAATCGGATGTTTGGGCTTTCGGCGTGACCATCTGGGAGGTTCTTACCTATGGCGGTAGGCCGTATGAGAATGTGCCTGCTCGAAACGTGCCAGAATTATTGGAAAAAGGCGAAAGGTTACCTCAACCGGCCATATGTACGATCGACGTGTATATGATTATGATCAAATGTTGGATGTTGGACGCTGAGTCGAGGCCTAGCTTCAAAGAACTGGCGGAAGACTTTGCAAAGATGTCTAGAGATCCTGGCCGATATCTTGCTATCAAGGGCGACAAATACATGAGGCTACCTTCGTATACACTGCAG GACGAAAAGGAGATGATACGAAATCTTGCATCAGCCATGGACGGTCCTGAAGCCTTGGTAGACGCTGATGAGTATCTACAACCGAAATCAAGGGCTCCCATCCCACCAGGACTTTCAGCATCCAGTACTTCCGGCTCTCCGCCGAATACACCCGTGAAAGCTTGCTGGCCCAATGGAAAACCCTTAGCCACCGATTCACCCACGCCTCAGAACCAACAAAACTTAGACAGAGAGTTGTTGAGGTATGGCGCTAATCACAGAAACGGAAATATATCGCACGAACCAGGAAACTCCGGTCAACACGGGCATTACGCGCCTGCCAATGGTCATTGCGGACACATCGTGGGCACGGACACTACTAGTTCGAGATATTGCTCGGATCCGTTAAAGATGATCGTTGTGAGAG ATTGCGATGTGACAGACGACTGTTTCGACGGCGAAATAAATTCTGCGCATCAGCAGGCTCAAGTAGGTAATCTGAAGCTCGACTTGCCATTAGACGAAGATGATTATTTGATGCCATCGCCGCAATTGCCAACGAATACAACGCAATACATGGATCTCATAGGTGACTCCAAACCTACGG AAATGGAACCAAAGCGAGTCAACAACGGTTACCGAAAGTATCCTGAATTCCTAACTATTCAAGGGAAAACGTCGTTAGATAATCCCGAGTATATAATGTCCCAAGACGAAGGACCATTAACCCCGCAAACTTTAGGTATACCGACGCCTGATCTGGAAAAGGTTCTAACGAACGGAACATTTGGTTCTCAAGTGAGACAAAGGAGTTCGGAAGAAGAATCTGACCATGAATACTACAACGATTTCGATCGCCTGGAACGGGAATTGCAGCCGCTAAAACCCCTTAGGAAGAACGAGACGACCGTTTGA